In Aptenodytes patagonicus chromosome 12, bAptPat1.pri.cur, whole genome shotgun sequence, a genomic segment contains:
- the LOC143166044 gene encoding leukocyte cell-derived chemotaxin-2-like has product MHRVTAVILAIVISSAAAAQWAKICSSQPANKIRGCDSQGCGGYNRSRGRRQHMGVDVVCEDGSVVYAPFTGKIDRQARPYGNGNAIDDGVQLSGSGFCIKVFYIKPVKYRGPIKKGEKIGILLPMQRVYRGITSHVHIQNCDLTDPTPNL; this is encoded by the exons ATGCACAGGGTCACAGCAGTCATCCTCGCAATTGTGATCTCCAGTG ctGCTGCAGCACAATGGGCAAAAATCTGCTCAAGTCAACCTGCAAACAAAATCAGAGGCTGCGACTCTCAGGGCTGCGGCGGATACAACCGCTCCAG AGGAAGGAGGCAGCACATGGGAGTGGACGTGGTGTGTGAGGACGGCTCGGTGGTGTACGCACCCTTCACGGGGAAGATCGACAGACAAGCCAGGCCCTATGGAAACGGCAATGCCATCGACGATGGAGTTCAGCTTTCAGGATCAG GATTCTGCATTAAGGTGTTTTACATCAAACCCGTCAAGTACCGCGGCCCCATcaagaagggagagaaaatcGGCATCCTGCTGCCCATGCAAAGGGTCTACCGAGGAATTACGTCCCATGTCCATATCCAGAACTGTGACTTAACGGATCCTACTCCCAACCTGTAA